One window of Brevibacillus choshinensis genomic DNA carries:
- a CDS encoding DUF1048 domain-containing protein — translation MNFWEKITGSDMTKEFKIFDSRVKKLPADYQSAWEKINVNLWPHADFTGRNLMSILDGVLGLLEESAADGQSVQEVLGDDIKGFCSALAGEEGAKSVRDKWREQLNNNIAKKLGK, via the coding sequence ATGAATTTCTGGGAAAAAATCACCGGCAGCGACATGACTAAAGAATTTAAGATTTTTGATTCGCGAGTCAAAAAGCTGCCGGCTGATTATCAATCGGCATGGGAAAAAATTAATGTAAATCTTTGGCCGCACGCAGATTTCACCGGTCGCAACCTCATGTCAATTCTTGACGGTGTGCTTGGCCTGCTGGAAGAATCGGCTGCAGACGGTCAGAGTGTCCAAGAGGTTTTGGGTGACGATATCAAAGGGTTCTGTTCAGCCCTGGCCGGCGAAGAAGGGGCTAAGTCTGTTCGCGACAAGTGGCGCGAACAACTCAACAATAATATCGCTAAAAAATTAGGTAAATAG
- a CDS encoding IS110 family RNA-guided transposase, translating into MNPVVGLDVSKGESQVQAFLDKGQPYGKSFSISHTREGLDTFLHFLKNVESITSKQPPVVLESTGHYQTPITQFLEEQNYLYIVINPLISYQAKKSSLRKVKTDAIDAYHLCELYYKEELQPHKKRGLQLLNLRNLTRQHESLTDLCTQAKLQFHAILDQVFPEFRSVFGDLFSKVSLHILLEFPTSEEVLKARESELTERIAAICISRSNAWAKEKAKKIMDAASRNPFQKVVYESHLISLEMYIRIILQYQEHLSNLEHRIDALASEIEEYKIIQSIPGIGEKIAATIISEIGEIERFNHPKKLVAFAGIDPSVHSSGKFTATINRITKRGSSRLRHALYMAVLCGIRSSRNKKLKEFYDRKRDEGKPFKVTVVACANKLIHWIFTLLKRKETFLDLA; encoded by the coding sequence ATGAATCCAGTCGTTGGTCTGGATGTATCTAAAGGGGAAAGTCAAGTTCAAGCATTTTTAGACAAGGGTCAGCCATACGGAAAAAGCTTTAGCATTTCGCATACTCGCGAGGGACTAGATACTTTTCTTCACTTTCTCAAGAATGTAGAAAGTATAACTAGTAAACAACCTCCGGTTGTTTTGGAGTCAACTGGACATTATCAGACTCCAATTACTCAGTTTCTAGAAGAACAAAACTACTTATATATTGTGATAAACCCACTCATCTCTTATCAAGCGAAAAAATCAAGCTTACGCAAGGTCAAAACTGATGCAATCGATGCTTATCATTTATGTGAGCTGTATTACAAGGAGGAACTACAACCTCATAAGAAGAGAGGGTTACAGCTGTTAAACCTCCGTAATCTTACAAGACAGCACGAATCTCTAACCGATCTTTGCACGCAAGCAAAATTACAGTTCCATGCCATTTTAGACCAAGTATTCCCTGAGTTCAGAAGTGTATTTGGGGACTTGTTTTCAAAGGTATCCTTGCACATTTTACTAGAGTTCCCTACCTCGGAAGAGGTCTTAAAAGCTAGGGAATCTGAATTGACGGAACGAATCGCAGCTATATGTATCAGTCGTTCCAACGCTTGGGCCAAAGAAAAGGCGAAAAAAATAATGGATGCAGCAAGCCGCAATCCATTTCAAAAAGTTGTGTACGAAAGTCATTTGATTAGTCTTGAGATGTATATTCGTATCATTCTTCAATATCAAGAGCATCTGTCCAATTTAGAGCACCGAATTGATGCTCTCGCATCAGAAATTGAAGAATATAAGATTATCCAATCTATCCCTGGTATCGGAGAAAAAATCGCGGCAACGATTATCTCTGAAATTGGTGAGATAGAGCGGTTTAATCACCCTAAAAAACTTGTTGCCTTTGCCGGAATCGATCCCAGCGTGCATTCTTCTGGCAAGTTCACTGCAACAATTAATCGAATCACGAAAAGAGGTTCCAGCAGGCTGCGACATGCCTTATATATGGCTGTCCTATGCGGTATCAGGAGTTCACGCAATAAGAAACTAAAAGAGTTTTATGACAGAAAACGCGATGAAGGAAAGCCATTTAAAGTCACGGTCGTTGCTTGTGCGAACAAACTGATCCACTGGATTTTTACCCTCTTAAAGCGTAAAGAA
- a CDS encoding PadR family transcriptional regulator: MLKGVLEGCVLEIISRKETYGYEITRQLNALGFTDVVEGTVYTILIRLEKNKLVEITKKPSDMGPPRKFFAINDAGREELRRFWEKWEFVSSKINELKEKE; this comes from the coding sequence ATGCTCAAAGGCGTGCTTGAGGGCTGTGTCCTTGAAATTATAAGCCGCAAAGAAACCTACGGCTACGAAATCACTCGGCAGCTGAACGCCCTAGGCTTTACAGATGTTGTTGAGGGGACGGTATACACCATCCTGATCCGGCTTGAAAAAAACAAGTTGGTGGAGATCACCAAGAAACCCTCCGACATGGGACCGCCGCGAAAATTTTTCGCAATCAACGACGCAGGGCGTGAGGAGCTGCGAAGGTTCTGGGAAAAATGGGAGTTCGTATCATCAAAAATTAACGAGTTAAAGGAGAAAGAATAA